The following coding sequences are from one Sander lucioperca isolate FBNREF2018 chromosome 2, SLUC_FBN_1.2, whole genome shotgun sequence window:
- the LOC116045017 gene encoding protein preY, mitochondrial-like, whose product MFRNVFGRLLTETIRVHRCVKNAPLTQRAIPASFSARSFSDVKDEAQQPFDTSLLEFLVCPLSKKPLRYEAKTNELINEELGIAYPIMNGIPNMIPQEARLLQKDAGASTTQD is encoded by the coding sequence ATGTTTCGGAATGTTTTCGGTAGATTGTTAACGGAAACAATCCGTGTTCACCGCTGTGTGAAGAATGCACCTTTAACACAGAGGGCAATACCCGCCTCTTTCTCGGCCAGGAGCTTTTCGGACGTGAAGGACGAAGCGCAGCAGCCTTTTGACACCTCCCTGCTCGAGTTCCTGGTATGTCCGCTGTCCAAGAAGCCACTGAGATACGAGGCTAAGACCAACGAGCTTATCAACGAGGAGCTTGGCATTGCCTATCCCATAATGAACGGCATCCCCAACATGATCCCCCAGGAAGCCAGACTCCTGCAGAAAGACGCAGGTGCCTCAACAACACAGGATTAA